In Amaranthus tricolor cultivar Red isolate AtriRed21 chromosome 3, ASM2621246v1, whole genome shotgun sequence, a single window of DNA contains:
- the LOC130809132 gene encoding uncharacterized protein LOC130809132 has product MVSSDISEESKDWVEIENPFNHQPSSPPPRQQRLEYELIIRDNFYDDGSSVFPPSEHEDLPLVEDEEYCYSPRIMSSTQSPLSSACSEVSPLKDLSIQSSDSTLFVMMNRIGTGMYTLGRRMYRVFLCSSSRFSYIVPASAMTIVALLLYVKILQWRKRILHLLREKDQRISQLMHQIAHMNEILSARRKVPVLRI; this is encoded by the exons ATGGTCAGTTCAGACATTTCTGAAGAATCTAAGGACTGGGTAGAAATCGAAAATCCGTTTAATCACCAACCGTCATCGCCTCCACCCCGACAGCAGCGACTTGAATACGAACTGATAATACGAGACAACTTCTATGATGATGGCTCTTCCGTTTTCCCACCAAGCGAGCATGAAGACTTACCTCtagttgaagatgaagaatattgttattCACCTCGAATTATGTCTTCAACACAATCACCATTATCATCTGCGTGCTCAGAAGTAAGTCCCCTGAAGGATCTGTCCATACAATCATCAGATTCGACGCTTTTTGTTATGATGAATAGAATTGGAACCGGAATGTATACGCTTGGAAGAAGAATGTATCGGGTTTTCCTTTGCAGCAGTAGCAGGTTTTCTTACATTGTTCCGGCTTCAGCAATGACGATTGTAGCATTACTTCTCTATGTGAAGATTCTACAGTGGCGGAAACGCATTTTGCATCTGTTAAGAGAGAAAGACCAg AGAATCAGCCAGCTTATGCATCAGATAGCTCATATGAACGAGATTTTGTCAGCACGAAGGAAGGTTCCGGTCTTGAGAATATAG
- the LOC130809133 gene encoding uncharacterized protein LOC130809133, translated as MSSLGAGKGFLEVGKFAIYVTVPIVLIYAFANNTKNLQKFMGGRSYVVYPPEGPRPPSPEEMREMARELARKRNNP; from the exons ATGTCATCGCTAGGTGCAGGGAAGGGTTTTTTGGAAGTGGGGAAGTTCGCCATCTATGTCACTGTGCCAATTGTTCTCATTTATGCTTTCGCCAACAACACCAAGAATCTCCAGAAATTCATGGGCGGT CGTTCTTATGTGGTGTATCCACCCGAGGGACCAAGGCCTCCATCACCAGAGGAAATGCGAGAGATGGCTCGTGAACTCGCTCGTAAGAGGAACAACCCATAA
- the LOC130808561 gene encoding uncharacterized protein LOC130808561, producing MELNYDSSSSSPREDELNEYLLMDFIEENRELQAVKDAIRYFVNSTAERDRSHGLLANYFCNQPLYDERQFRHRFRMRKHVFICIVDTLSVHERFFQQHPDACKRQGVTALQKCTAAIRMLPYGCAADQIDEYLKLPLTFGSRHLTISKVYAEKGKIETFLLEGKSRTATVILKVVASRDLLIWHAFFGTPGSCNDINVLQHSPSFDTILNGRAPQVQFNVNENTYNKGLFTQNQESARKNVERAFGVLQARFAIIQKPALAWSATMLWKIMMACIIIHNMIVEDERNTYTNYKDPQEFSQEQSENVPGSSSGNAITFSVTPGRYDEHNFVTLLATREEIRDRQAHFSLKNDLIDHLWHKFESSYSD from the exons atggaATTGAACTATGATTCCAGTTCTTCAAGTCCAAGGGAGGATGAACTTAACGAGTATTTGTTAATGGATTTTATCGAAGAAAATCGTGAACTTCAAGCAGTAAAGGATGCAATAAGATACTTTGTTAATTCCACTGCAGAAAGAGATAGAAGTCATGGTCTAC TTGCTAATTACTTTTGTAACCAACCATTATATGATGAGCGCCAATTTCGGCATAGGTTTCGCATGAGAAAACACGTATTCATTTGCATTGTGGATACCTTAAGTGTCCATGAACGTTTCTTCCAGCAACATCCAGATGCATGTAAGCGACAAGGTGTTACAGCTCTTCAAAAGTGCACAGCAGCTATAAGAATGTTACCATATGGATGTGCAGCTGATCAAATCGACGAGTATTTGAAATTG CCACTTACCTTCGGAAGCCGACACTTGACGATCTCCAAAGTCTACGCAGAGAAGGGGAAGATAGAGACTTTCCTG TTAGAAGGAAAATCTAGAACGGCGACTGTAATTTTGAAAGTCGTTGCTTCAAGGGATTTATTGATTTGGCATGCTTTTTTTGGTACACCTGGTTCTTGCAACGACATCAATGTACTCCAACACTCTCCTAGTTTTGATACTATTCTTAATGGTCGAGCTCCACAAGTACAATTCAATGTAAACGAAAATACCTACAATAAAGG GTTGTTCACTCAAAACCAAGAAAGTGCACGAAAGAATGTTGAACGTGCCTTTGGTGTACTACAAGCTCGATTTGCAATTATTCAAAAACCAGCTTTGGCATGGAGTGCGACTATGTTATGGAAGATCATGATGGCATGTATTATTATCCATAATATGATTGTAGAAGACGAGCGCAACACTTACACAAATTATAAAGACCCCCAAGAGTTCTCCCAAGAACAATCTGAAAATGTACCGGGATCTTCAAGCGGTAATGCTATAACATTTTCTGTCACGCCAGGGCGATATGACGAACACAACTTTGTGACACTATTAGCTACAAGAGAAGAGATTCGTGATAGACAAGCACATTTTTCTTTGAAGAATGATTTGATCGACCACTTATGGCATAAGTTCGAAAGCTCGTACTCTGACTAA